One segment of Methanosphaera sp. WGK6 DNA contains the following:
- the wecB gene encoding non-hydrolyzing UDP-N-acetylglucosamine 2-epimerase — translation MKIGIVLGTRPEIIKMSPIIDEIKNNGSEFIIIHTGQHYDIEMSQQFFIDLKLPIPNYNIGIGSNTAINQISIIISELEKILIDEAVDVVLVQGDTNAVLSGALAANKLKIPVGHIEAGLRSFDKNMPEEINRLIADNCSSLYFVPTPETGINLQNEGINHEAIHVTGNTIVDACNRNLKIALENSTVQDEIIFNEYILLTCHRAENVDDEERLRNIVTSLINIPYNIVFPIHPHTKKSLENLNLYEKIANSEHIQITRPQGYLDFLCLLSNSSLVLTDSGGVQEEAITLNIPCITLRYNTERPETISAGGNILVGTETNAIIENINNILNNEKIYSKMSNAINPYGNGTSAEQIYRIIKNQHDTNKLKITRANKIVDFEGYILEEISENITVEEYETINKDCIIEQVFYNGKPEYIQKKMNLKNRKIIIKQFKDKS, via the coding sequence ATGAAAATAGGAATTGTACTGGGAACTAGGCCAGAGATAATTAAAATGTCACCCATTATTGATGAAATAAAAAATAATGGTTCTGAATTTATCATTATACATACTGGTCAACATTATGATATTGAAATGTCACAACAATTTTTCATTGATTTAAAATTACCCATACCAAACTACAATATAGGAATTGGATCAAATACTGCAATTAACCAAATTAGTATTATTATCTCAGAATTAGAAAAGATTTTAATTGATGAAGCTGTTGATGTAGTTTTAGTTCAAGGTGATACAAATGCTGTTCTATCTGGAGCATTAGCTGCAAATAAATTAAAAATACCTGTAGGCCATATTGAAGCAGGATTAAGATCATTTGATAAAAATATGCCTGAAGAAATTAATAGATTAATAGCAGATAATTGTTCTTCATTATATTTTGTACCTACTCCTGAAACTGGAATTAATTTACAAAATGAGGGAATTAATCATGAAGCAATTCATGTTACAGGAAATACTATTGTAGATGCATGTAATAGAAACTTAAAGATAGCGTTAGAAAATAGTACTGTGCAAGATGAAATTATTTTCAATGAATATATTTTATTAACATGTCATAGAGCAGAAAATGTGGATGATGAAGAAAGATTAAGAAATATAGTTACAAGTCTTATTAATATACCATATAATATAGTATTTCCAATACATCCACATACAAAAAAATCTTTGGAAAATTTAAATTTATATGAAAAAATAGCTAATTCCGAACATATTCAAATTACACGACCACAAGGATACTTAGACTTTCTTTGTTTACTCTCAAATAGTAGCTTAGTCTTAACTGACTCTGGTGGTGTTCAAGAAGAAGCAATTACACTTAATATTCCATGTATTACCTTAAGATATAATACTGAACGTCCTGAAACAATAAGTGCAGGTGGAAATATACTTGTAGGAACAGAAACTAATGCAATTATAGAAAATATAAACAATATTCTTAATAATGAAAAAATTTATTCAAAAATGAGTAATGCTATAAACCCATATGGTAATGGTACTAGTGCTGAGCAAATTTACAGAATTATAAAAAATCAACATGATACAAATAAACTTAAAATTACAAGAGCCAATAAAATTGTTGATTTTGAAGGATACATCCTAGAAGAAATTAGTGAAAATATTACTGTTGAAGAATATGAAACAATCAATAAAGATTGTATTATTGAACAAGTATTTTATAATGGTAAACCTGAATATATTCAAAAGAAAATGAATTTAAAGAACAGAAAAATAATTATCAAACAATTTAAGGATAAAAGTTAA
- a CDS encoding ATP-grasp domain-containing protein, translating into MNILVFEVSTIESRTHLYSEGYNMLKSILFDLDQIKNYSVDYLINPKLKISNLRQCNAIYISDLDSWLNHNIHNYDCCLFIAPEDNLIQYTYTKFFEEREIEIIGSNSTASYICTSKDRTYHEIDEDILKIPSIKLSKEEITYDKINHILTKQDIIIKPDSNTSSNNIYHIHTKQDLKNTINLIKKTDIEYFLIQQYIPGKSISVSALCNNNYIDIISINSQEILENEKQITYEGCETPINHPLENKIINISKKIIKSIDGLKGFIGIDFIINEDDIYFVEINSRITTPYIVLQKVSEVNLTEALINLVLYSKETKINLKGKGKFYKENKK; encoded by the coding sequence ATGAATATCTTAGTTTTTGAAGTATCCACTATTGAATCTAGAACTCATTTATATTCTGAAGGATATAATATGTTAAAAAGTATATTATTTGATTTAGATCAAATTAAAAATTATTCTGTGGATTATTTAATAAATCCTAAACTAAAAATAAGTAACTTAAGGCAATGTAATGCAATTTATATTAGTGACTTAGATTCTTGGTTAAATCATAATATACATAATTATGATTGTTGTTTATTCATAGCTCCAGAAGATAATTTAATACAATATACTTATACTAAATTTTTTGAAGAAAGAGAAATTGAAATTATTGGATCAAATAGTACTGCATCATATATATGTACTAGTAAAGATAGGACATATCATGAAATTGATGAAGACATATTAAAAATTCCATCAATTAAATTATCAAAAGAAGAAATAACTTATGATAAAATAAATCATATTCTAACTAAACAGGACATTATAATAAAACCTGATTCTAATACATCATCAAATAATATATACCACATCCATACAAAACAAGACCTGAAAAATACAATAAATCTTATTAAAAAAACAGATATTGAATATTTCCTAATACAACAATATATCCCTGGAAAATCAATTAGTGTTAGTGCATTATGTAATAATAATTATATTGATATAATAAGTATTAATTCCCAAGAAATATTAGAAAATGAAAAACAAATTACATATGAAGGTTGTGAAACACCTATAAATCATCCTTTAGAAAATAAAATTATTAACATATCTAAAAAAATAATAAAAAGTATTGATGGTTTAAAAGGATTTATAGGAATTGATTTTATTATCAATGAAGATGATATTTATTTTGTTGAAATAAATTCACGTATAACCACTCCTTATATTGTACTTCAAAAAGTAAGTGAAGTTAATTTAACAGAAGCATTGATTAATCTAGTATTATATTCTAAAGAAACAAAAATTAATTTAAAAGGAAAAGGAAAATTTTATAAAGAAAATAAAAAATGA
- the truA gene encoding tRNA pseudouridine(38-40) synthase TruA, which yields MRRVALKIAYIGTNFHGYQRQPNYRTVEGELLKVFNETGIIEDTWKAHYSVAGRTDKGVHSTGNVISFITEKEIRINQLNGLLPDDIKIIGEARVPYGFKVRFPLTRTYTYIQPLNPFKKEELDINKIRTALPYFIGKHNFRNFSKRNEKNPNREIISMDLEEKDDVIIFTIVGQSFLWNMVRKIVTSLMHVGYGELELEDIEKLLQPKELRQFIRLQAAPANGLILSDMNYKNIKFEDSQYAKNKLIEVLKKEYLNHEQEKKADDLLIKILKE from the coding sequence ATGAGACGTGTTGCATTAAAAATTGCATATATTGGTACTAATTTTCATGGATATCAACGCCAACCTAATTATAGAACAGTTGAAGGAGAATTATTAAAAGTATTTAATGAAACTGGAATAATTGAAGATACATGGAAAGCACATTACTCTGTTGCAGGACGAACAGATAAAGGTGTTCATTCTACTGGAAATGTTATTTCGTTTATTACTGAAAAAGAAATTCGAATAAATCAATTAAATGGATTATTACCTGATGATATTAAAATTATTGGAGAAGCAAGAGTTCCCTATGGTTTTAAAGTTCGATTTCCATTAACTAGAACTTACACATATATTCAGCCATTAAATCCCTTTAAAAAAGAAGAATTAGATATTAATAAAATTAGAACAGCACTTCCATATTTTATAGGTAAACATAATTTTAGAAACTTTTCTAAAAGAAATGAAAAAAATCCTAACAGAGAAATAATTAGTATGGATTTAGAAGAAAAAGATGATGTTATAATATTTACTATTGTTGGACAAAGCTTTTTATGGAATATGGTTCGAAAAATAGTGACATCTCTAATGCATGTGGGATATGGTGAACTAGAACTTGAAGATATTGAAAAATTACTTCAACCTAAAGAGTTACGACAATTTATCAGATTACAAGCAGCACCTGCAAATGGTTTAATTCTTAGTGATATGAATTATAAAAATATTAAATTTGAAGATTCACAATATGCTAAAAATAAACTTATAGAAGTACTTAAAAAAGAATATCTTAATCATGAACAGGAAAAGAAAGCTGATGATTTATTAATCAAGATATTAAAAGAATAA